The following is a genomic window from Pseudopipra pipra isolate bDixPip1 chromosome 2, bDixPip1.hap1, whole genome shotgun sequence.
TTTTAGGACAGGCCTCTATGCCAAGGACTGTTTGTGTGTTTACAAGAAAGGCTTATTTGGCACAGCTCTAAAATTGTTATTGAGGCTGGGTCCCAGGGCTTGCCTCTTCCAGTGTATCCAGTGCAAAATTGGgtctcaagagaaaaaaatagtgagAGAGGGAGTATGTTCCTTTTCCCGTTGCTCTGACATTGCTactttattatttcatttcatgCATTGATTTCTATATAATTTATTCTCTCACTTCATTAATATTTCCAAGCATTTAGTTTTTCATCTTTGCTTCTTTTAACCCCTTATTGCTGCTTTTTGCATCCACTGTTTTTAACTAATGAGTATTTGTAATTAAAATGCCAttccctctcccacccccccatttatttttctttaacccTCCCTTTCCCACCATCGTGTTCTGCAATCCATGGGCTTATTCCTTAAAATCCTGCTTGTACTTCTCCCAATAAGAAATATTTCCACTCACTGTGTACAGATGCCACGTAAAAGCTGTGTTTGGCTTATTAATCCTCTAAGGTGGGATGTGAACGGTGCACAGGCTATGCAGGGGGGCTGATGTTTGCCTTGCAATGTCCCCTTGGTGCCCCAAATTTGATAATAATTAGGAAATTATTTGATTCTTTAGAATTTTAAGAATTTGAAAAAGACAAGTTTTGGGCTGTGTAGAAATGAAGCTGCTAAACAGAATTCATCCCGTTCTGCAGTGCAAAGTCATGGCTCTAAGTGCTAAAATAACTTGGCCCGTCCACAGGAATGGGATGTTTGGTACTGGCTGTTAGTCCATGTTTTGATGCTTTGAAACTGTGTTTTGAAACTCAGTTCGTTTGTCTTCAGCTGAAAGATGTTCCCATTTTCATTCCTGACTGAATTCCTTTTCTGTATCAAACCCCATCTTCCTGTTTGTAATTGTGAGAAAAGTGGCTTGTTTTTGTCTACTTTGAGTTTACTCCAGCTGTAGGTGGTTTAAAAATGagggaaagatggagaggaacTGGCGTGCCTCCTGTCTTCTATGGGACAGCTGTGCCTGGGTCAGAACAAGGAGCTGGCCCCACTGCATTTCAGAAATCACTGGGGAGTTTGAAACACTAGTTAGCTCCAATGTTTGCTGAACCTTGGCtttgtagaaaaagaaaagcaagaggtAGGATGTTTTTCACACTGTTTTCATCTCTTAAAAGATTGAGGCTCAGGAATCAGGTAGGCTGCCTAGCTACTGATTTTGGAAATAAAGCCCTTGTTTGTACATATCACGCTGTTTTTCCCCGTGTAGTGTTCAGCATCATTTCTTGAGCAGTGCTGTGAATGTGCCTGTGCTACAGAGTCAGAGATCTGCTTACAGCTCACAGGGCTTTAGACTGTCAAACGTGTGTGGGCAATAGTGTGGCCATCGTAGCCTGGTACTTTGGGTATGCTGTGGATTTCCTTTAGGAGCCCAAGATAGCATTTGGATTATTAAAATGAGCCAACTGCTGAACAAGGATTTGGACATGTCAGCGTGAGCTCTGAATTAATATTGCAAGCAAACTCTAATATAAAGcttcaaatattttctggaGGTCCATGTGCTGAAAGGGTATTCAAATATGTTGCAGCCTTTTATAAAGGAAATAAGGGACTAGTATaagattttgtgttttaaaattcagGAATCTTTACATGAGTATACAATTCATCTACAGATGTAGCTGCATTTATTTGACAGTGGTAGCCCTTTGCCAAGTTCAGTTATGTTAAAGGATCACAATTCAGATTTGAATCATCTATCCCAGCTGTCTGGGAATTGAGAGAAACCCATTTCATGGCTGCAGTCCCAAAATTCAGCTATACTTAAAAACTGTAATGCAAGAAATAGTGGAATATTTCATTGAAACATCCCAGCGTAAGTGCTGGAGTGTCAGCCCGTCCTCTGAAAGATATAGAACTTTAGTAGTAAATGAACAGCAGTGCAACCAGGTGGAAGAAAGgtgcttttgaatttttaaagcaCTATCTCCATCTGATGTTTAGGTCTTCAAGTACCTCTGGCTTAAGAAAACCAGCTAGTGGTAGTTGCCTGAGGGGATTGGACATGATTTGGTCAAGAACTGGAGAGGTGCTGGAGTCTCCATTCTCACAGGTACTCAAAACTCAGCTGGACTCTGAACACTGGAGGTTGAGCAGTCACACTCTTAAGGCCCTTCCAGCAGATGTGCATCTGTGATCCCTGGGGTGGTCATCATGTTGCACAGTGGCCATTTACCCCATGCATGCAGATGTGATACTCTATATAAGCCATGTCAACCAAAACATTCCTTTCACCGTGTTATTGTGCAAGGTTTTAAATTACTGCTGTTTCTGTACCCTAGGTGAAAGCTGTGCACTGCAAAGCTGGTGATACTGTTGGAGAAGGAGATCTGCTGGTGGAACTGGAATGAAAGGTTGCCTCCACACTGTTGAATTAACTAAGCCTTTATTATTTTCATCCATAAAGTAACATTAAGGCAGTTCAACACAGAAAATGGACACTACTATGTGCAAGATTTTATGCAGGCATATTTACTGTATCAGTGGTTAAGACAGCAAACACAGATGTTAAATCTTGGCAATGGATCCCAGATTTTTACTTTCAGAAATACTTGTACATAACCTTTGTAATGCTTTGATTTTTCAGGatcaaataaaatcaataaaataccATTTCTGCTTTAAAACGGGAAAagcctctttaaaaaaaaaaaagaaaacacaacaaaagcCCAAATCTGATTTGTCTTCTCCACAGTAATGTCCCTGGTTTGAGgccccagccaggctgcacaGAATTATTGgcaagaatgaaaaattaaccACTGAGTAAACTGAGCAGTTCTCCTACCCTCTGTTTAAGTGCTGCACAAGTATCACCAATGGCTTAAATACTGATCAGATTTATTGTAATATTTTGAATGCTTTGTATAGACTAGATTTAAATTATAGATTAGAGGCTTTATTTTGCTAGTGCAGACTTTTGTTGTGtgttttcatttaaagtttAAGGGATTTGTCTTTTATTCAAACTCCATGCTCAGTTTTGCCCCTCCCTTTAGTCTTCTTTATACTGATTACTGCATGCAAGTCTTAACAGAAGGAGGTGGCACTGTCCTCAGATCCCTTCAGCTGCCCCAAGGTATTGCTAGAGGCACATACTGTCCCTCAGACCAGGCCTCCTGAATTCTTACAGGAAAGGGAGACCAAGTCTCCAATCTTTTGTTGTGCAGAGGCTTTTACTAAAGGCTGTGTGAAAAACGAGGGCTGTTCATAATACAAGACTATATCATGCTGGAAAAGCTGTGTATCCAGTATGGGAAACCACAGAGGGCCTGGAGAGGATGAATATTTAAGAGCCTTGAACAGAAGTAAAAGGGCTGGTGACTTGGGCAAGGAGTATTTTCTCCTCCTCACTCAGGAATTCCATGCCACACAGGATGATGTAGATACCAGAAGTGTACTGGGTCCAAAATGTTAGTTTGTGATTAACAGAGGCTCCTTCTTCCATCCTGTGCCCTAGCTTGGTaaggcagcagccacagcccacTGGATGCAGACATACCTCCGCAGTCCCTGTGTTCTGCAGCATCATCCggtccctgtgctcctgcctaggattctgctgctgcctgctcctgggCCAGGACACTGGCTACTCCTGCCTTTGGGCTCACGTCCCACAGCTGTTCTTTCTACATACCTCTAAGTCACCCTTCCTGCTGTGCCTTGACCACTGCCACAAAGAggagctgccctgctctcaTTTTCTTGCCTAAGAAGTATAGAGTAATGCCACTTCCTAGAAAGCAGCCCACTGGCCACCGAAAGGTGAAGGATGAAAACAATCTGTGGCAGGGCTGGTCACTCATGTTCAACCAGAAAAGTTCATGATTCTGCTTGAAACTTCTGACTGAAGAGGAATTTTTCATGTTATTGAGACGCTGCTAACTCACgcagccaagggacagggatcTGCTTAGTGAATTAGTTTACAGAACACATCAGTATGAGGAAGGAGAGTGTTTGGGTAATAcctgtttttcaggaaaattaatGCTGTTAAAGTTGGAGAAACAGAGGCAGACTCTGCAGATCTCCCTAGAAATCTCCTTAATGCCATCCTGGCCCTTCCTAAAGGAGCACAGTTCAGCTTCTGCAGGTTGCCCTAAACAAAAAAGTAGTGTGAAGAGACACAAGTATTCTACTTTCGAATTACTTAATTTGCTTACTCCAGCAACAAAAAAGctttctgtctgtttttctaGATGAGATGCAGCAGTGCCTACTACTGCTGAAGTTTAGGCTGATTCCTTACCCTGGGTCCCTGGTCTGATTCTCTACTGTGGATCTCCTCCGGCCATCACAGGACTACTGGCAGTGAAGCAAAAGTACAATGTTGTTCCTAATGGTATCATAAGTGCGTTTAATTGTACTTTGGCTCACTGCATGGCATacattccctgctcccatcccttTGGCAGCTTTGTATACTGTACAATCTATTTGTACCAAACCCTGCAGTTGAAGGAAAATATAAGGCACAGGAGTGTAACAACAGAAAGCCACAATTTTCCCAGATTGTACAGAAACCAGCACAGTTGGTTGGGTCAGGGGGACAACAGTCttctttacatatttttttccccaatttaaATGTTGCAATAATCACAATACAGGtagtttgaatatttttatattgtatATAAAAATCTTTCCTCCAATAGAAAGCTCAGTTTGCATATGGTTGCAAATTCTGCATTAAAGTGCTTGGCAAAAAGTCACCTTGACAGTAAGTGCTCACAACAGCTTCAGTAGGTTTGCTTTTCCTGGTCCCCAACTTCACTCACCCCTCCTATGCCCCCCCAAATCGTACAGTCACTCAGTGAACTGAAGTGGAACCTAAAGTGCTTAGaatgttaaattaaaaatacaattttaaatataattttcttataATATCTTAGTATTTTTTCACGGTACCTTGTGAAGctaaacattatttaaaaatatacctTTCCAGTTCAAAAAAACCACACTGCGATGCAGAGTAAGAATAATCTTtaaattttctctattttttcagTAAGTTCCTATTTGTCTAGAAGCACAGAGTATCTTCAGTAACCTATTAAATACCATTACAAGTCAACATTCAGCGTGAGTTGTGCTTTACTTTGCAGACATGACTTTTAAATCAGTTTCAGCTATTAGTGCAATAGTATCATCATTATTCCATCCACCTTGGAGAACTACACATGAAATTTTGtcaattcaggaaaaaaacccataaaattaGTCTGTTCCTCTGCCTTTCACTGACCTCCATTGTGCACCAAGGCAAAGGGGGAAATTGAGGAAATGATTAGACCCCAGACCAGGTGTGCATATACACTGTTTTTACCCCTCATGAAAACCCAGTTCTTTGCAGCAGGTTAGTGGGGGTGAGGAGGACACTGACTACCTGGGGAGGGAGTCTCCAACTCTGGGCTTACAGGACTTCGACTCTACCACCAAGGGTCCTGGGTTGGGAAGGTTACAAGAGATCctgcattttaataaaaaggtATTACAGCTTTCCTGGAAAGGTTACTGATCAACACGTGCTTAGTACTATGTCTTCGGCCAGGCTGTGTTACCTCCCGTTTCTATTCTCGGCTTTCGCGTAGGACGTAGGAGAGGCCGTGTTTCCCTGAGGCGTCGTAACTGTCATAGTAGGGGAGCCCCACCCACTCGGGCGGGTATGTGGCTGTGCTGTACACGAAGCACTCCAGGATGCCCTCGGCACcgcccttcccttcccactccaCCACCTCGATTCTCATCAGGGTACGCTGGTACATGTCTGGGCAGCCTTCAAACTCATCCAGGAACTGCAGCATCTGGTCATCGACTGAGTAGATCTCCCCAGCAACATGGTGGCCCGTCCCCGGGATGTTCAGCATGTAAGGAATATTGTATTTTCCTGCAATCACCAGCGGGTACTTCTCCACTGTGCGGCCCCTTCCTTGGAATTTTGCTAGCCCCTTGGCTGTGTTGATCATGTGCTTGTAGTTGGGCTGGCCCTTCTTAAGTGTGCCGTAGACAAAGACACGGGCCATCGTACCTgcaaaagcagctgaaagacAAAGGCATCTGTTACCATGTGGCTGCCCTGGAGAACCACACCCACACCACAGCACCTCGGACATGCAAGGCTGTTTGGACATGTGCAAAAGCCTAGGTCTTTGTAGTCCTACATCACATTTAAGTATCGTACTAAATTCAAGTATCTTGAAAATTTTCAGATAGAAAATGCATCAGTGCAAAACACACCAGGACAAAGTCAACCTTTTGTAGTTCTGTGCCATAACCAAATTACATCCCATGGTTTCTCTAAGGAATCCCCAATGTCAGCCAACACATTCCTGTGCCTCAGGAAAAGCTCTGaaccctttttaattttttctctttcccaccactgtgtgagctgtgctgcagcaagtGTGTGGTGCCGTGCTCAGTGACACCCCAAAAGCAAATGTAACCTGGTGTTATCTCATGGACATGCTGATGGATTTGCAATAACCCCATCTCCAAGGTCTCACATGCTGAGTGACCAACCAATGCAGAACAGCAAGCTGTGGGTGCCAGGGAGGGAAGTGGGGTGGCCTGTGATAACCACATCCTGAGCAAGCAGGGGCTGTCTGAAAGGTGCCATTGAAGTTTGTCCTGCTCCTTCAGGGGAGGGGAATGATGATGGCTGTAAATATGAGGTGATTTGCAGAACTGGTCATGTTTTCCCAAACCCCTTCACCCCTCCTGTCTGAGGGAGCTGTGCATGTTCCTTCCATTTATTTACCTTGGGGGCTTGTGGGAGGAGAGATGTGGTATTTCAGCCCTAATGAAACTGGAAGCTatggctgctggcaggaagaCCAGGTAAGGCCGTGCTCCTCTTGTCCCCAGACAGACACTCCAAAGTGCTAAAGCACCTCAGGTCTGCACACATGCTAAACCTCTCTTGAAAACAGACCCCGCACGaccatttgttttatttgtgaGCGTGAAACACTCAAAATTGGTTTAAATGGGATAAAAGACTGACTTTACTGAATGGTGTGGGGGGGGAAAGGTACCTCCATCATTCCTGTGTTACTTTTCACACTGTGCCCTGTTTATCTCCTATTATTTCTGTAAGGCAGAAGCAGTTCTTGCACTGTGatgtttttccacattttacCCTTGGTCGCTGACTGGGCAGAGCCTGCCTCATCCACAGTTGTCTAGTTGGGCCAGACATCCAACACCCAAGGAGCATGTGCAGCTCCTCTTGGGAAGAGGGCATTAAACAGTGTATTTCAAGtttgaaaaatctttaaaaacagaCTGGAAGTAGAAATGCAATCTGTTCTCTGctatttattcttattttagtAAACTGTTAGGTCAGTTATCCAAAAGGGTGCATTGCTGGCCAAGAGCAGTGTCATTTAAAATCCTCAGTAGCAAAGCAATTTCCCCCTTGGTGAAGTAAACAGTTTTTCTCTCtatcaaaatacagttttccaaGCAAAAACTGTGCCTTTATTTACTGACAAACTGCTTCCACACGGGAAAAAGAACATActgatttccccccccccccccgtatTTTATCAGATATACTCCAGAGTAATTTATCCTTCATGACATAAATGAGTTTTTTTTGGATGCAGCTCATTCCCTCACAATAAGAAGAGCATTAATATTCAGTCAGCCCAAGTCTCTTTTATAAGAAAAATCATTACCTTTTAGACTGTGTTTTGAATAACAAACACAGATCCTTCAGGAAGAAACTTGTCCCAGTGGGGATTGAGAAAGGATCAGAGTTAAGCACTGAAACATGCAATTAAT
Proteins encoded in this region:
- the GGACT gene encoding gamma-glutamylaminecyclotransferase, giving the protein MARVFVYGTLKKGQPNYKHMINTAKGLAKFQGRGRTVEKYPLVIAGKYNIPYMLNIPGTGHHVAGEIYSVDDQMLQFLDEFEGCPDMYQRTLMRIEVVEWEGKGGAEGILECFVYSTATYPPEWVGLPYYDSYDASGKHGLSYVLRESRE